The Xiphophorus couchianus chromosome 14, X_couchianus-1.0, whole genome shotgun sequence genome includes a region encoding these proteins:
- the LOC114158065 gene encoding A-kinase anchor protein 11, whose amino-acid sequence MQTLSADSRWRGPVVLDEFAQNLAENIILSSLEQMEKLEPEALQPIQTPEILAEELASAIVEVALRDVCLPQYPPSDVEKNKCEEAENGPPVDASGEEEDLLELEMISLRELQTHRNSQSNHPPLYQSGLPAVGSLDYPDAPPTTPLLPELERSRNSFARKLKGGLAKVFLPSPPPPTPKDKEDNSGGVISDPQVELMEHLMHSLSTNDLARDGLQAHGAGVEAFAEVLSCDVLSWALSVKNKRQGSDESDLHQLAHQLAETIITSSLDKAKCDVPSD is encoded by the coding sequence ATGCAGACTCTAAGCGCAGACTCAAGGTGGCGAGGACCCGTCGTTCTGGACGAGTTCGCCCAAAATCTTGCGGAGAACATAATCCTCTCCTCTCTAGAACAAATGGAAAAGTTGGAACCTGAGGCGCTACAACCTATTCAAACACCGGAGATCTTGGCCGAGGAGTTGGCATCAGCAATAGTTGAGGTTGCTCTGAGAGACGTCTGCTTGCCTCAATATCCACCATCAGATGTTGAAAAGAACAAATGCGAAGAGGCTGAAAATGGCCCCCCTGTGGACGCATCCGGAGAAGAAGAGGACCTGTTGGAACTAGAGATGATTTCCTTAAGGGAATTACAGACTCACAGAAACTCTCAGTCCAACCATCCACCTCTGTACCAATCGGGCCTTCCTGCTGTGGGTTCCCTCGACTACCCGGACGCCCCTCCGACCACCCCCCTCCTCCCGGAGCTGGAGCGGAGCAGGAACAGTTTCGCTCGGAAGCTCAAAGGGGGGCTGGCAAAAGTCTTCCTgccctctcctcctccaccgACTCCGAAAGACAAGGAGGACAACTCGGGCGGTGTGATCAGTGACCCTCAAGTGGAGCTGATGGAGCATCTGATGCATTCCCTGTCTACCAACGACCTGGCGAGAGACGGCCTGCAGGCGCATGGAGCCGGCGTGGAGGCTTTCGCAGAGGTTCTGTCGTGTGACGTGTTAAGCTGGGCCTTGAGCGTGAAAAACAAGCGGCAGGGGTCGGATGAAAGCGACCTTCATCAGCTGGCTCACCAACTGGCTGAAACAATCATCACTTCCTCGCTGGATAAAGCTAAATGTGATGTCCCATCTGACTAG
- the ccnb3 gene encoding G2/mitotic-specific cyclin-B3: MPITRGKKAKEAAGKKASKVNAAASENQEEATQVKRSSSPPHGAPKKRTAFIDITNAHKVTISLPGRKRESAKKVEKKTNSASVLSKNQTNLQKSSSVSSEGSPAEKERSDVEEEKKNNEEPQRDDSSPAEEPVDVSPPAAREVPAHIQRQPIPAEFDIDSDNSEDCYMCPEYAKDIFDYLKKREEKFVLSNYMDKQPYLSPDMRTILIDWLVEVQENFELFHETLYLAVKLTDHYLSKVPIHRDMLQLVGSTALLIACKFEERCPPPIEDFLYICDDAYKRRELINMEANILKSLSFDINIPIPYRFLRRYARCVNVGMDTLTLARFFCEMSLMEIDFVLERGSRLASACLLMALVTKNLGGWCPILQFHSGYQVSDLKPVVRKLHSMLQAPSDDNLKTIRNKYSHKVFFEVASLPLVDINVLEKALASS, encoded by the exons ATGCCTATCACCAGAGGGAAGAAAGCCAAAGAGGCCGCAGGGAAAAAGGCGTCCAAGGTGAATGCAGCAGCCTCGGAGAACCAG GAAGAGGCCACTCAGGTGAAGCGGTCCTCGTCTCCTCCTCACGGAGCTCCCAAGAAGAGGACTGCCTTCATCGACATCACCAAT GCTCACAAGGTGACCATCAGCCTTCCAGGTAGGAAGAGGGAGTCGGCGAAGAAAGTTGAAAAGAAGACCAACTCTGCCTCGGTGCTGTCAAAGAATCAAACAAACCtacaaaa GTCGTCATCCGTGAGCTCCGAGGGATCGCCAGCCGAGAAAGAAAGGTCCGACgtagaggaggagaagaagaacaaCGAGGAGCCGCAGAGGGATGACTCGTCTCCGGCAGAAGAACCTGTAGATGTTTCGCCCCCTGCTGCCCGGGAAGTGCCGGCACACATCCAGAGGCAGCCT ATCCCAGCAGAGTTTGACATCGACTCTGATAACTCTGAAGACTGTTACATGTGTCCCGAGTATGCAAAGGATATCTTCGACTACCTTAAAAAGAGAGAG GAAAAGTTTGTCCTTTCCAACTACATGGACAAGCAGCCCTACCTCAGCCCAGACATGAGGACGATCCTGATCGACTGGCTGGTTGAAGTCCAG GAGAACTTTGAGCTGTTCCACGAGACTCTCTACTTGGCCGTGAAGTTGACAGACCACTACTTGTCAAAAGTCCCCATCCACAGGGACATGTTGCAGCTCGTCGGTTCTACCGCCCTGCTGATCGCCTGCAAATTTGAG GAGCGCTGCCCGCCTCCCATCGAGGATTTCCTCTACATCTGCGACGACGCTTACAAACGGCGCGAGCTCATCAACATGGAAGCCAACATCCTGAAATCGCTGTCGTTCGACATCAACATTCCCATTCCGTATCGGTTCCTCAGACGCTACGCCAGG TGTGTGAATGTCGGCATGGACACGCTGACTCTGGCTCGCTTCTTCTGTGAGATGAGTCTGATGGAGATAGACTTTGTGCTGGAGCGCGGCTCTCGGCTGGCATCGGCCTGCCTGCTGATGGCGCTGGTCACCAAAAACCTGGGAGGATGG TGTCCCATCCTGCAGTTCCACTCCGGCTATCAGGTGTCTGACTTGAAGCCTGTGGTCAGGAAGCTCCACTCTATGCTTCAAGCTCCATCCGACGATAACCTGAAAACCATCCGGAACAAATACTCTCATAA GGTATTTTTTGAAGTCGCTTCTCTTCCTTTGGTTGACATTAATGTCCTGGAGAAAGCCTTGGCCTCTTCGTGA